A genomic segment from Glycine soja cultivar W05 chromosome 20, ASM419377v2, whole genome shotgun sequence encodes:
- the LOC114402298 gene encoding 65-kDa microtubule-associated protein 6-like isoform X1: protein MLAIGAHGTSIRTSSTCTALLRELEQIWNDIGETEVEKDRMLMELERECLEVYRRKVDEAANTKARFHQTVAAKEAELATLMAALGEHDIHSPIKMEKRSASLKQKLASITPLVEELKKKKDERLKQFEDVKTQIEKISGEIFGFHSVNNALSSTAVEDEHDLSLRRLNEYQTHLRTLQKEKSDRLQKVLQCVNEVHSLCSVLGLDFGQTVGDVHPSLHGTQVEQSTNISNSTLEGLEQAILKLKIERKTRIQKLKDVVSKLFELWNLMDSSKEERNCFMKITSIVGTSESEITERGVLSTEMIEKASAQVDRLAKLKASRMKELVFKKRSELEEICKLTHTEPDTSTTAEKASALIDSGLVDPSELLANIEAQIIKAKDEALSRKEVTDRIDKWFAACEEENWLDEYNQDDNRYCAGRGAHINLKRAERARITISKIPAMVDNLINKTLAWEDEKKTHFLYDGVRLVSILDDYKLARQQKEEDKRRHRDLKKMQDLLLNQKEAMYGSKPSPRKNNSFRKTNSYRANGNGSMPPTPRRNSLSGGTTSELLTPRSYSGRQNGYFKEMRRLSTAPLNFVAISKEDTMSYASLCGSEPDSPPQV, encoded by the exons ATGCTGGCCATTGGGGCACATGGCACTAGTATCCGCACAAGCTCTACTTGCACTGCTTTGCTCAGAGAACTTGAg CAAATATGGAACGATATTGGGGAGACCGAAGTGGAGAAAGATCGAATGTTGATGGAGCTGGAGAGGGAATGCTTAGAAGTATACAGGAGAAAGGTTGATGAGGCTGCTAACACCAAAGCACGCTTTCATCAAACAGTTGCCGCCAAGGAAGCAGAGCTTGCTACACTGATGGCTGCACTTGGAGAACATGATATTCATTCaccg ATTAAGATGGAGAAGAGATCAGCATCCCTGAAGCAGAAACTTGCGTCCATCACACCTTTGGTTGAAGaactgaagaagaaaaaagatgaaagattgaaGCAATTTGAAGATGTAAAGACTCAAATAGAAAAGATAAGTGGAGAGATTTTTGGATTCCATTCTGTCAATAATGCTTTGAGCAGCACAGCAGTTGAGGATGAACATGACTTGTCACTTAGAAGACTTAATGAATATCAAACGCATCTCCGAAcacttcaaaaagaaaag TCTGATCGCCTTCAAAAGGTCTTGCAATGTGTGAATGAGGTGCATTCTCTTTGTAGTGTGCTTGGGTTGGATTTTGGCCAGACTGTGGGTGATGTACATCCAAGTTTGCATGGGACTCAGGTGGAACAATCAACTAATATTAGCAATAGCACATTGGAAGGTCTAGAGCAGGCCATTCTCAAGTtaaaaatagaaaggaaaaCTAGAATTCAGAAG CTGAAGGATGTTGTATCTAAACTATTTGAACTTTGGAATTTGATGGACTCatcaaaagaagagagaaactgTTTTATGAAGATTACTTCTATTGTTGGAACCTCAGAATCAGAAATCACTGAACGAGGTGTTCTTTCAACAGAAATGATAGAGAAG GCTTCGGCACAAGTGGACAGGCTTGCCAAACTAAAAGCAAGCAGAATGAAAGAACTTGTTTTTAAGAAGAGGTCAGAGTTAGAGGAAATATGTAAATTGACTCATACTGAACCAGATACAAGTACTACAGCCGAGAAAGCTAGTGCATTAATAGATTCTG GACTGGTGGATCCTTCTGAGCTATTAGCCAACATTGAAGCACAGATAATAAAGGCAAAAGATGAAGCTTTGAGCAGAAAAGAAGTAACAGATAGGATTGATAAGTGGTTTGCTGCGTGTGAAGAGGAGAATTGGCTTGACGAATATAATCAA GATGACAACAGATACTGTGCTGGGCGAGGCGCTCACATTAATCTTAAACGTGCAGAACGCGCTAGAATAACTATAAGCAAAATTCCAG CTATGGTTGACAATCTTATAAACAAAACACTAGCCTGGGAAGATGAAAAGAAGACTCATTTTCTATATGATGGG GTACGTTTGGTGTCAATTTTGGACGATTATAAACTGGCCAGACAACAGAAAGAGGAAGATAAGAGACGACATAGG GACCTTAAGAAGATGCAAGATCTACTCCTaaatcaaaaggaagccatGTATGGTTCTAAACCTAGTCCAAGAAAAAATAACAGCTTTAGAAAGACTAATAGTTACCGTGCAAATGGAAATGGATCTATGCCTCCTACACCTCGCCGTAACTCTTTAAGTGGTGGAACGACATCTGAACTACTGACACCGCGGTCCTACTCTGGCCGTCAGAATGGATATTTTAAGGAAATGAGAAGATTGTCTACTGCACCTCTGAACTTTGTGGCTATATCTAAGGAAGATACAATGTCATATGCTTCCCTTTGTGGTTCAGAGCCTGATTCCCCTCCCCaagtttaa
- the LOC114402298 gene encoding 65-kDa microtubule-associated protein 6-like isoform X2: MEKRSASLKQKLASITPLVEELKKKKDERLKQFEDVKTQIEKISGEIFGFHSVNNALSSTAVEDEHDLSLRRLNEYQTHLRTLQKEKSDRLQKVLQCVNEVHSLCSVLGLDFGQTVGDVHPSLHGTQVEQSTNISNSTLEGLEQAILKLKIERKTRIQKLKDVVSKLFELWNLMDSSKEERNCFMKITSIVGTSESEITERGVLSTEMIEKASAQVDRLAKLKASRMKELVFKKRSELEEICKLTHTEPDTSTTAEKASALIDSGLVDPSELLANIEAQIIKAKDEALSRKEVTDRIDKWFAACEEENWLDEYNQDDNRYCAGRGAHINLKRAERARITISKIPAMVDNLINKTLAWEDEKKTHFLYDGVRLVSILDDYKLARQQKEEDKRRHRDLKKMQDLLLNQKEAMYGSKPSPRKNNSFRKTNSYRANGNGSMPPTPRRNSLSGGTTSELLTPRSYSGRQNGYFKEMRRLSTAPLNFVAISKEDTMSYASLCGSEPDSPPQV; encoded by the exons ATGGAGAAGAGATCAGCATCCCTGAAGCAGAAACTTGCGTCCATCACACCTTTGGTTGAAGaactgaagaagaaaaaagatgaaagattgaaGCAATTTGAAGATGTAAAGACTCAAATAGAAAAGATAAGTGGAGAGATTTTTGGATTCCATTCTGTCAATAATGCTTTGAGCAGCACAGCAGTTGAGGATGAACATGACTTGTCACTTAGAAGACTTAATGAATATCAAACGCATCTCCGAAcacttcaaaaagaaaag TCTGATCGCCTTCAAAAGGTCTTGCAATGTGTGAATGAGGTGCATTCTCTTTGTAGTGTGCTTGGGTTGGATTTTGGCCAGACTGTGGGTGATGTACATCCAAGTTTGCATGGGACTCAGGTGGAACAATCAACTAATATTAGCAATAGCACATTGGAAGGTCTAGAGCAGGCCATTCTCAAGTtaaaaatagaaaggaaaaCTAGAATTCAGAAG CTGAAGGATGTTGTATCTAAACTATTTGAACTTTGGAATTTGATGGACTCatcaaaagaagagagaaactgTTTTATGAAGATTACTTCTATTGTTGGAACCTCAGAATCAGAAATCACTGAACGAGGTGTTCTTTCAACAGAAATGATAGAGAAG GCTTCGGCACAAGTGGACAGGCTTGCCAAACTAAAAGCAAGCAGAATGAAAGAACTTGTTTTTAAGAAGAGGTCAGAGTTAGAGGAAATATGTAAATTGACTCATACTGAACCAGATACAAGTACTACAGCCGAGAAAGCTAGTGCATTAATAGATTCTG GACTGGTGGATCCTTCTGAGCTATTAGCCAACATTGAAGCACAGATAATAAAGGCAAAAGATGAAGCTTTGAGCAGAAAAGAAGTAACAGATAGGATTGATAAGTGGTTTGCTGCGTGTGAAGAGGAGAATTGGCTTGACGAATATAATCAA GATGACAACAGATACTGTGCTGGGCGAGGCGCTCACATTAATCTTAAACGTGCAGAACGCGCTAGAATAACTATAAGCAAAATTCCAG CTATGGTTGACAATCTTATAAACAAAACACTAGCCTGGGAAGATGAAAAGAAGACTCATTTTCTATATGATGGG GTACGTTTGGTGTCAATTTTGGACGATTATAAACTGGCCAGACAACAGAAAGAGGAAGATAAGAGACGACATAGG GACCTTAAGAAGATGCAAGATCTACTCCTaaatcaaaaggaagccatGTATGGTTCTAAACCTAGTCCAAGAAAAAATAACAGCTTTAGAAAGACTAATAGTTACCGTGCAAATGGAAATGGATCTATGCCTCCTACACCTCGCCGTAACTCTTTAAGTGGTGGAACGACATCTGAACTACTGACACCGCGGTCCTACTCTGGCCGTCAGAATGGATATTTTAAGGAAATGAGAAGATTGTCTACTGCACCTCTGAACTTTGTGGCTATATCTAAGGAAGATACAATGTCATATGCTTCCCTTTGTGGTTCAGAGCCTGATTCCCCTCCCCaagtttaa